A window from uncultured Desulfobacter sp. encodes these proteins:
- the pyrF gene encoding orotidine-5'-phosphate decarboxylase — MQKTAKDYIIFPLDFPSMEAAQSHIRQLDGRVGMFKIGLELFIRQGPAVVEMVKKMSNAGIFLDLKLHDISATVGRAMARVADLGVDLVTVHGASSPKMLRAAVENAGQTKVLAVTLLTDNDADTVRAQGFKDEYVNAPEKLVLLRAKMAMDAGCAGVVCSGQEADMMKTQLGKGCLTVTPGIRPQWSLTPGDDQKRVVTPAKAVQAGSDYIVIGRPIRDADDPARAAEKVALEIETGLSGTLID, encoded by the coding sequence ATGCAGAAAACAGCTAAAGATTATATTATTTTTCCTTTGGATTTCCCCTCCATGGAGGCGGCACAGTCACATATCCGTCAGCTTGACGGCCGGGTGGGCATGTTTAAAATCGGCCTTGAACTATTTATCCGCCAGGGCCCGGCTGTGGTGGAGATGGTCAAAAAGATGTCTAATGCGGGTATTTTTCTGGATTTGAAGCTGCATGATATTTCAGCCACGGTGGGCCGGGCCATGGCCCGGGTGGCGGATCTTGGGGTGGATCTGGTCACCGTGCACGGCGCCTCCTCCCCAAAAATGCTTAGGGCCGCCGTTGAAAACGCCGGACAAACCAAGGTGCTTGCCGTGACCCTGCTTACGGACAATGATGCCGATACGGTCCGTGCCCAGGGGTTTAAGGATGAATATGTCAATGCCCCGGAAAAACTGGTGCTGCTGCGGGCCAAGATGGCCATGGATGCCGGATGTGCCGGGGTGGTGTGCTCCGGGCAGGAAGCTGACATGATGAAAACTCAGTTGGGCAAAGGGTGTCTGACGGTTACGCCGGGAATTCGGCCCCAATGGAGCCTGACACCCGGGGATGACCAGAAACGGGTGGTCACGCCAGCTAAAGCGGTGCAGGCAGGGTCTGACTATATTGTCATTGGCCGGCCCATCCGGGATGCAGATGATCCGGCCCGGGCCGCTGAAAAGGTAGCGCTTGAAATTGAAACCGGCCTGTCAGGGACGCTTATTGATTAG
- a CDS encoding urease subunit beta — protein MIPGEIITQPGDITINDGRQTLSVKVVNSGDRPIQVGSHYHFYETNKALSFDRESARGFRLNIPSGTAIRFEPGLERTVELVAYAGARRVFGFNQKIMGNLDGGSN, from the coding sequence ATGATTCCAGGAGAAATAATTACACAACCCGGAGACATTACCATCAATGACGGACGCCAGACCTTGAGCGTTAAGGTGGTCAACAGCGGCGACAGACCGATTCAGGTGGGGTCCCATTACCATTTTTATGAAACCAACAAGGCGCTCTCCTTTGACCGGGAATCCGCCCGAGGATTTCGCCTCAACATTCCGTCGGGAACCGCCATCCGGTTTGAACCGGGGCTTGAGCGGACAGTGGAGTTGGTGGCCTATGCGGGAGCACGCAGGGTGTTCGGATTTAATCAAAAGATCATGGGAAACCTTGACGGCGGGTCCAACTAA
- a CDS encoding urease accessory protein UreD, producing the protein MCSLPQKAGWYASLDLYLEKKEDKTVLAKTNRQGPLTIQQPLYAEDGTCHIYLLHPPGGLVGGDRLDLAVYAGKNTHTLLTTPGATKFYRSSGPEAVQNQTLTVAGGSVLEWFPQETILFEGANSGLATTIHLAPRAVFMGWEILCLGLPALKKTFDRGQLNATVTLFNDAIPLLFEKLKIKGKKDLAGPAGLRNQPVSATFWAYPVQEQLFRQVQDNAPPLKENFGMTLMDDLLVARYLGDHPGRAKEQFETLRQALAPELTGRQAAVPRIWNT; encoded by the coding sequence ATGTGTTCACTTCCCCAAAAAGCTGGCTGGTATGCGTCTTTAGATCTTTACCTTGAAAAAAAAGAGGATAAAACCGTACTGGCAAAGACAAACCGCCAAGGTCCGCTGACCATTCAGCAGCCTTTATATGCCGAAGACGGGACCTGCCACATTTATCTGCTGCATCCACCGGGCGGTCTTGTGGGTGGTGATCGCCTTGACCTGGCCGTTTATGCAGGGAAAAACACCCACACCCTTTTGACCACGCCGGGGGCGACTAAGTTTTACCGGTCCAGCGGCCCGGAGGCGGTGCAGAACCAGACCTTGACTGTGGCCGGCGGATCGGTTCTGGAGTGGTTTCCCCAGGAGACCATTTTATTTGAAGGAGCCAACAGCGGTCTTGCAACAACGATTCATCTTGCTCCGAGGGCGGTCTTTATGGGATGGGAAATTTTATGTTTGGGACTGCCCGCACTCAAAAAGACCTTTGACCGAGGGCAGCTGAATGCGACTGTTACCCTGTTCAACGACGCAATCCCGCTGCTGTTTGAAAAGCTCAAGATTAAAGGTAAAAAGGATCTTGCGGGACCGGCGGGATTAAGGAATCAGCCGGTTTCGGCAACCTTCTGGGCATATCCGGTCCAGGAACAACTCTTCAGGCAGGTTCAGGACAACGCGCCCCCGCTTAAGGAAAATTTTGGCATGACATTAATGGACGACCTGCTTGTGGCCCGATACCTGGGCGACCACCCCGGAAGAGCCAAAGAACAATTTGAAACCCTGCGGCAGGCCCTTGCCCCTGAACTGACGGGCAGGCAGGCTGCCGTTCCAAGGATATGGAACACTTAA
- the tsaE gene encoding tRNA (adenosine(37)-N6)-threonylcarbamoyltransferase complex ATPase subunit type 1 TsaE, with product MKMIISQSPEQTQETGRRLGAYIQEHHITFALALTGDLGCGKTCFVQGLARGLNVADEYYITSPTFTIMNEYPAGAMRLFHLDLYRLSDPDELDYIGIEDQLGHNSVTVVEWPDLLIETGFAFDLHIHFEFDADFNRKITLSPSGQAGTNLLSNLSL from the coding sequence ATGAAAATGATCATCTCCCAAAGCCCGGAACAGACCCAGGAAACGGGCAGACGGTTAGGGGCATATATCCAGGAACACCACATAACCTTCGCCCTGGCCCTGACAGGGGATCTTGGCTGCGGCAAGACCTGCTTTGTCCAGGGCCTTGCCAGGGGGTTGAACGTAGCGGACGAATACTACATCACCAGCCCCACCTTCACCATCATGAATGAATATCCGGCAGGCGCAATGCGGCTTTTTCATCTGGATCTTTACCGCCTTTCAGACCCGGACGAACTGGATTATATCGGCATTGAGGACCAGCTGGGACACAACAGCGTTACAGTGGTGGAATGGCCGGACCTCCTCATTGAAACCGGATTTGCCTTCGATCTTCACATCCATTTTGAGTTTGATGCCGATTTTAATAGAAAAATAACCCTTTCCCCATCTGGACAAGCCGGTACAAATCTGCTAAGCAATCTATCCCTATAA
- a CDS encoding urease accessory protein UreF, with amino-acid sequence MSLKQGHTAMGTTTITTNEPSPPEPAMAAPWLIRLMHLVSPSLPTGGFAYSQGLEWAIENGWVNDETTLKQWLLNVLETGMAHVDIPLLQRLYQAVAHQDIAAFTRAAQWVRACRETKELRNEEEQRGRAMATIIKEQGLRLDTTVKSAKTLNHAPWHQIISSSQLAGFAFAAALWEIPIQGAAQGYLWSWLENQVLAAVKIIPLGQSSGQRVLARLTPAIDTAVATGLQIKDIEGMGSSLPALGLAGSNHETQYTRLFRS; translated from the coding sequence TTGAGCCTGAAACAGGGGCATACGGCAATGGGCACCACCACCATCACCACGAATGAACCCAGCCCACCGGAACCGGCCATGGCGGCACCATGGCTGATCCGGCTCATGCACCTGGTAAGCCCGTCACTACCCACCGGGGGATTTGCCTATTCACAAGGGTTGGAATGGGCCATTGAAAATGGCTGGGTCAATGACGAAACGACCCTGAAACAATGGCTTTTAAATGTTTTGGAAACCGGCATGGCCCATGTGGACATTCCGCTGCTCCAACGCCTTTACCAGGCGGTTGCGCATCAAGATATTGCCGCCTTTACCCGGGCGGCCCAGTGGGTAAGGGCCTGCCGGGAAACCAAAGAGCTTCGAAACGAAGAAGAACAACGGGGACGGGCCATGGCGACCATTATCAAAGAGCAGGGGCTTCGCCTCGACACCACGGTAAAATCTGCAAAAACGTTAAACCATGCTCCATGGCACCAAATCATATCCTCATCCCAGCTGGCCGGGTTTGCATTTGCCGCAGCGCTATGGGAAATACCCATTCAGGGGGCAGCCCAAGGGTATCTATGGTCCTGGCTTGAAAACCAGGTGCTGGCCGCCGTGAAAATTATTCCCCTGGGCCAGAGTTCCGGCCAGAGGGTGCTGGCACGGCTGACTCCTGCCATTGACACTGCGGTTGCCACAGGCTTGCAGATTAAAGATATCGAAGGGATGGGAAGTTCCCTGCCGGCCCTGGGGTTGGCCGGCAGCAACCACGAGACACAATATACCAGACTTTTCAGGTCGTAA
- the ureA gene encoding urease subunit gamma, translated as MDLTPREKDKLLIFTAALLAERRKAKGLLLNYPEAVAFISAAVMEGAREGKTVAELMDYGRTLLSKEEVMDGVAEMIHDVQVEATFPDGTKLVTVHNPIH; from the coding sequence ATGGATCTTACCCCCAGAGAAAAAGACAAACTGTTGATCTTTACGGCAGCGCTGCTTGCCGAACGGCGCAAGGCCAAAGGGCTGCTGCTCAACTATCCCGAGGCTGTCGCATTTATCAGTGCAGCGGTCATGGAAGGCGCACGGGAAGGCAAAACCGTTGCAGAACTTATGGACTACGGTCGCACCCTTCTGAGCAAAGAAGAGGTCATGGACGGTGTCGCCGAAATGATCCATGATGTGCAGGTTGAAGCCACATTCCCCGACGGCACCAAGCTGGTCACCGTCCATAACCCCATACACTGA
- a CDS encoding aspartate kinase — MALRVQKFGGTSVADIERISNVADRVQKAHENGDQMVVVLSAMAGVTNNLIKLAGQASKTPDKRELDVLLATGEQTTAALMAMMLKARGFKAKSFLGFQAGIHTDHMSGKARIREIDSQNLRQALDEGNIVVVAGFQGADDHGDITTLGRGGSDTSAVAIAASLKADVCEIFTDVDGVYTTDPRICPKARKISRISYDEMLEMAILGAKVLQIRSVEFAKKYNVPVHVRSSFNEEEGTMVVNESEDMESPVVSGVTCDMNEARITFKRVPDQPGISAKVFGALAEAGISVDMIIQNSRTGGETDLTFTVTMDDFNRAMEISEKVADQINAGEIRTATEIAKISVIGLGMKSHSGVAAVMFKALADENINIRMISTSEIRISCVILAKYAELAVRTLHAAFGLDKIE; from the coding sequence ATGGCGTTACGGGTGCAAAAATTTGGCGGCACATCTGTGGCAGATATCGAAAGGATATCCAACGTGGCCGACCGGGTACAAAAAGCCCATGAAAACGGTGACCAGATGGTTGTGGTACTTTCGGCCATGGCAGGCGTGACAAACAATCTGATTAAGCTTGCCGGGCAGGCATCCAAAACCCCGGACAAACGGGAATTAGACGTGCTCCTGGCAACCGGGGAACAGACCACTGCGGCCTTGATGGCCATGATGCTCAAAGCAAGAGGCTTTAAAGCCAAATCATTCCTGGGTTTCCAGGCCGGCATCCATACCGACCATATGTCGGGCAAGGCCAGAATCCGGGAGATCGACAGCCAGAACCTGCGGCAGGCACTGGATGAAGGCAACATTGTTGTAGTCGCAGGATTCCAGGGTGCGGACGACCACGGGGACATCACTACCTTAGGCCGGGGGGGCTCCGATACATCCGCCGTAGCCATTGCCGCATCGCTCAAAGCCGATGTCTGTGAAATCTTCACCGACGTGGACGGTGTCTACACAACAGATCCAAGGATCTGCCCCAAAGCCAGGAAAATCAGCAGAATTTCCTATGATGAAATGCTTGAAATGGCCATTCTAGGAGCCAAGGTTCTCCAGATCAGGTCTGTGGAATTTGCAAAAAAATATAATGTGCCCGTACATGTCCGGTCATCATTTAATGAGGAGGAAGGAACCATGGTTGTCAATGAAAGTGAAGATATGGAAAGTCCGGTGGTCTCAGGCGTCACCTGTGATATGAATGAAGCAAGAATTACCTTCAAACGCGTCCCTGACCAGCCCGGCATCTCAGCCAAGGTCTTCGGCGCCCTTGCAGAGGCCGGTATTTCCGTGGACATGATCATCCAGAACTCCCGCACCGGGGGAGAAACCGACCTGACCTTTACCGTAACCATGGACGATTTTAACCGGGCAATGGAAATTTCCGAAAAAGTGGCTGATCAGATCAATGCCGGAGAAATAAGAACTGCCACTGAAATTGCCAAGATATCAGTTATCGGTTTAGGGATGAAAAGCCATTCCGGTGTGGCGGCAGTAATGTTCAAGGCCCTGGCTGACGAGAATATCAACATCCGGATGATTTCCACATCTGAAATTCGCATTTCATGCGTGATTCTGGCAAAATATGCAGAACTTGCAGTCAGAACCCTGCACGCAGCTTTTGGCCTGGATAAAATCGAATAG
- the ureE gene encoding urease accessory protein UreE, protein MIELTHKTQDQTPEATTLTLPWEKRIKSRQRVVLDNNAEAGLFLERGEILRHGDTLSSDDGFRVKIIAAHEQVSTARAKTPRQLNLACYHLGNRHVDLEIRDAYVRYPHDHVLDEMVKGLGLTITVEQAPFEPETGAYGNGHHHHHHE, encoded by the coding sequence ATGATTGAATTAACCCATAAAACCCAGGACCAAACGCCCGAAGCAACTACCCTGACCCTGCCCTGGGAAAAAAGAATCAAAAGCCGACAGCGGGTGGTACTTGACAACAACGCTGAGGCCGGCCTGTTTCTTGAACGGGGAGAAATTTTGCGACACGGAGATACGCTGAGCAGTGATGACGGGTTCCGTGTAAAGATTATTGCCGCCCATGAACAGGTGTCCACAGCCCGGGCCAAAACCCCACGGCAGCTGAACCTTGCATGCTACCATCTGGGCAACCGTCACGTGGACCTTGAAATCCGGGACGCCTATGTGCGTTATCCCCATGATCACGTTTTAGACGAAATGGTCAAAGGACTTGGTTTAACCATCACTGTGGAGCAGGCTCCTTTTGAGCCTGAAACAGGGGCATACGGCAATGGGCACCACCACCATCACCACGAATGA
- a CDS encoding DNA-3-methyladenine glycosylase I, with translation MNDITRCGWVTDDPVYIRYHDTEWGVPVHDDRKIFEFLILEGAQAGLSWLTILKRRQGYFNAFCEFDPEKVAQLSEADVQKRLKDPGIIRNKLKVRSAVTNAQAFLQIQEEFGSFDAYAWRFVDGVSIINHYTSQEQVPATSSQSDAFSKDLCQRGFKFTGSTIIYAHMQATGMVNDHLVSCFRYKEVMA, from the coding sequence ATGAACGATATTACACGCTGCGGCTGGGTGACCGATGATCCCGTATACATCCGCTACCATGATACGGAATGGGGGGTGCCGGTTCACGATGACCGAAAAATTTTTGAATTCCTCATCCTGGAAGGAGCCCAGGCCGGGTTGTCCTGGTTGACAATTCTCAAGCGTCGCCAAGGCTATTTCAATGCGTTCTGTGAGTTTGACCCTGAAAAAGTGGCGCAACTCAGCGAAGCCGACGTTCAAAAACGACTGAAAGACCCAGGTATCATTCGAAACAAACTAAAAGTTAGGTCTGCAGTTACCAATGCCCAGGCATTTTTGCAGATCCAGGAAGAGTTCGGCTCCTTTGACGCCTATGCCTGGCGATTTGTGGATGGAGTTTCCATCATCAATCACTATACCAGCCAGGAGCAGGTTCCGGCAACATCCAGTCAGTCCGACGCATTTTCAAAAGACTTATGTCAACGTGGATTTAAATTTACCGGGTCCACCATCATTTATGCCCATATGCAGGCCACGGGCATGGTGAACGACCACCTGGTCTCCTGTTTCAGATACAAAGAGGTAATGGCCTGA
- a CDS encoding NAD(P)H-hydrate dehydratase, protein MIIVTTQQMQQMDKNTIETFGIPGRVLMENAGRGAIEMLADHFDLEGTRVAVVSGRGNNGGDGFVIGRYLMEMGVSVSFFLLSTRERVQGDARSNMDLVLDLLAEHSLSQFIEIPDKEAFDAAAEILQDHDLFVDAIFGTGLNSDVRGIYRDVIELINDSGKSVFSVDIPSGINADTGAVCGVAIQADATATFAFAKSGHILYPGNFHTGDLEVIDIGIPGHIAKAQSPDIFLPEPHDIAGLIPARDFNAHKGSFGHLLILAGSPGKTGAAALSANAAMRTGAGLVTLGVPEKLMPVLEPMVIEPMTTALAQTPSGGLDAASIDDIITLLSDKNALALGPGIGTDPGTQELVKSILAIASVPTVIDADGLNCIAKNPNILDTVKAPVILTPHPGEMARLTGKTIEEIQQNRMATARNFAEKHNVILVLKGAQTLVACPDGAVFICPTGNPGMACAGMGDVLTGMITAFLAQNLSPESAALAGVYVHGLCGDLLAEDQIFGFSASDMVANIPQTINTLLS, encoded by the coding sequence ATGATCATTGTCACCACCCAACAAATGCAGCAGATGGATAAAAATACCATTGAGACCTTTGGCATTCCAGGCCGGGTACTCATGGAGAATGCGGGCCGGGGAGCAATAGAGATGCTCGCCGACCACTTTGACCTTGAAGGGACCCGGGTGGCCGTGGTGTCCGGCCGGGGAAATAATGGCGGAGACGGATTTGTGATCGGCCGCTACCTCATGGAGATGGGAGTCAGCGTCAGTTTCTTTCTTTTATCCACCCGGGAACGGGTCCAGGGAGATGCCCGGTCAAATATGGATCTGGTGCTGGACCTTCTGGCCGAACACTCCCTGTCACAGTTCATTGAAATCCCGGACAAGGAAGCGTTCGATGCCGCAGCCGAAATTCTCCAGGACCACGATCTGTTTGTGGATGCCATTTTCGGCACCGGACTTAATTCCGATGTCCGGGGCATTTACCGTGATGTCATTGAGTTGATCAATGATTCCGGCAAATCGGTGTTCAGCGTGGACATCCCTTCGGGAATCAATGCGGATACAGGCGCCGTCTGCGGTGTGGCCATCCAGGCAGACGCCACGGCCACCTTTGCCTTTGCCAAGTCCGGGCACATTCTCTATCCGGGCAACTTTCACACCGGCGACCTGGAAGTAATTGACATCGGAATTCCCGGCCACATTGCCAAAGCACAATCCCCCGATATTTTCCTGCCCGAACCCCACGACATTGCAGGCCTGATTCCGGCAAGGGATTTCAATGCCCACAAGGGCAGTTTCGGCCACCTGCTGATATTGGCAGGCTCACCGGGTAAAACCGGGGCTGCCGCCTTGTCGGCCAACGCGGCCATGCGGACGGGTGCGGGCCTTGTAACCTTAGGGGTTCCTGAAAAGCTCATGCCCGTCCTGGAACCCATGGTCATCGAACCCATGACAACGGCGCTTGCCCAAACCCCTTCCGGCGGGTTGGATGCCGCATCCATAGATGATATTATAACGCTTTTATCAGACAAAAACGCATTGGCTTTAGGCCCGGGCATAGGCACGGATCCCGGCACCCAAGAACTTGTCAAAAGCATTCTGGCCATTGCATCCGTCCCCACGGTCATTGACGCCGACGGCCTGAACTGCATCGCAAAAAATCCTAACATCCTGGATACGGTCAAAGCCCCGGTGATCCTGACCCCTCACCCCGGTGAAATGGCCCGCCTTACCGGAAAAACCATCGAAGAGATCCAGCAGAACCGAATGGCAACCGCCCGAAACTTTGCAGAAAAACACAATGTTATTCTGGTACTCAAAGGGGCACAAACCCTTGTGGCTTGCCCTGACGGCGCCGTATTCATCTGCCCCACGGGCAATCCCGGCATGGCCTGCGCCGGCATGGGGGATGTGCTCACCGGCATGATTACGGCATTTCTGGCCCAGAATCTATCTCCTGAATCGGCCGCACTTGCAGGCGTTTATGTTCATGGGCTGTGCGGAGACCTTCTGGCCGAAGATCAGATCTTTGGATTTTCTGCATCGGATATGGTGGCAAACATTCCCCAAACCATCAACACCCTGTTGTCATGA
- the ureG gene encoding urease accessory protein UreG, producing MSKKAPLRVGVGGPVGSGKTALLEALCLNMRDRYELAVVTNDIYTREDQDFLIRRQALSADRIMGVETGGCPHTAIREDASMNLAAVEDLCQKFPNLDLVLVESGGDNLSATFSPELADLAIYVIDVSAGDKIPRKGGPGITRSDLLVINKVDLAPLVGASLEIMEQDSLRMRGDKPFVFANMKTGKGVDEIIEFLIHEGML from the coding sequence ATGAGTAAAAAAGCACCCCTTCGCGTTGGCGTTGGAGGACCGGTGGGATCGGGCAAAACAGCACTGCTTGAGGCACTGTGCCTGAATATGAGAGACCGTTACGAACTTGCCGTGGTCACCAACGATATTTATACCCGGGAAGACCAGGATTTTTTGATCCGAAGGCAGGCATTGTCTGCGGACAGAATCATGGGGGTTGAAACCGGGGGGTGTCCCCACACGGCCATCCGCGAAGATGCATCTATGAACCTGGCAGCAGTGGAAGACCTTTGCCAAAAATTTCCCAACCTAGATCTGGTGCTGGTGGAAAGCGGCGGAGACAACCTGAGCGCCACCTTCAGCCCGGAACTCGCCGATCTTGCCATTTATGTCATTGATGTTTCGGCAGGAGATAAAATTCCCCGTAAAGGGGGCCCTGGCATTACCCGGTCCGATCTCCTGGTGATCAACAAGGTGGATTTAGCCCCCCTGGTCGGCGCATCCCTTGAGATCATGGAACAGGACTCGCTCCGCATGAGAGGAGATAAGCCCTTTGTCTTTGCCAATATGAAAACCGGCAAAGGCGTTGATGAGATCATCGAATTTCTGATTCATGAAGGTATGCTTTGA
- the ureC gene encoding urease subunit alpha — protein sequence MTTISRKAYAEMFGPTTGDRVRLADTELFIEVEEDKTIYGEEVKFGGGKTIRDGMGQSQASCKDAVDMVITNALIVDHWGIVKADVGIKNGRIHGIGKAGNPDVQPGINIIVGPGTEAVAGEGHILTAGGIDAHIHFIAPQQIEEALASGITTMLGGGTGPATGTNATTCTPGPWNIVKMLQAADAFPMNLGFMGKGNASLPIALEEQVAAGAMGLKLHEDWGTTPAVIDNCLAVADKLDFQVAIHTDTLNESGFVEQTMDAFKGRTIHTFHTEGAGGGHAPDIIRACELPNVLPSSTNPTRPYTVNTIDEHLDMLMVCHHLSPKIAEDIAFAESRIRRETIAAEDILHDLGAFSMIASDSQAMGRVGEVIIRTWQTAHKMKVQRGSLKQDPSTHDNNRVKRYISKYTINPAICHGVSHEVGSVEKGKFADLVLWKPALFGVKPSLIIKGGMIALAPMGDPNASIPSPQPVHYRPMFGAFGRARHETSISFVSGMALEKGMLDNAGLQSILVSVKNCRAIGKKNMIHNTYQPHMEVDPQTYEVRADGELLTCEPASVLPMAQRYFLF from the coding sequence ATGACAACCATTAGCAGAAAAGCTTACGCAGAGATGTTCGGCCCCACCACCGGAGACAGGGTAAGACTGGCGGATACCGAGTTATTTATTGAAGTTGAAGAGGACAAAACCATTTACGGCGAAGAGGTCAAATTCGGCGGGGGAAAAACCATCCGGGACGGCATGGGACAAAGTCAGGCCTCGTGCAAGGATGCCGTAGATATGGTGATTACCAATGCCCTGATCGTCGACCACTGGGGCATTGTCAAAGCCGATGTGGGTATTAAGAACGGCCGGATTCACGGTATCGGAAAGGCCGGCAACCCCGATGTCCAGCCCGGGATTAACATTATTGTGGGCCCCGGTACGGAAGCGGTCGCCGGAGAAGGCCATATCCTTACGGCCGGCGGCATTGACGCCCACATTCATTTTATTGCCCCCCAGCAGATTGAAGAGGCCCTTGCCTCGGGTATCACCACCATGCTTGGCGGCGGCACCGGCCCTGCCACAGGGACCAATGCCACCACCTGCACCCCGGGCCCCTGGAATATCGTCAAAATGCTCCAGGCCGCCGATGCCTTTCCCATGAATCTGGGGTTTATGGGAAAGGGCAATGCCAGTTTGCCCATTGCCCTTGAAGAACAGGTGGCGGCAGGGGCCATGGGCTTAAAGCTCCACGAAGACTGGGGAACTACACCGGCGGTGATTGACAACTGTCTTGCCGTTGCAGACAAGCTGGACTTTCAGGTGGCCATCCACACGGACACCCTTAACGAATCCGGATTTGTGGAACAGACCATGGACGCCTTTAAGGGCCGTACCATTCACACCTTCCACACCGAAGGGGCCGGCGGCGGCCATGCGCCGGACATTATCCGTGCCTGTGAGCTGCCCAATGTACTGCCCTCGTCAACCAACCCCACCCGGCCTTACACAGTCAACACCATCGACGAGCACCTGGACATGCTCATGGTCTGCCACCACCTGAGTCCTAAAATTGCCGAGGACATCGCCTTTGCCGAGTCCCGTATCAGAAGGGAGACCATTGCGGCCGAAGATATTCTCCATGACCTGGGCGCATTTTCCATGATCGCATCGGACTCCCAGGCCATGGGCCGGGTGGGAGAGGTGATCATCAGAACCTGGCAGACCGCTCACAAAATGAAAGTGCAGCGGGGCAGCCTGAAGCAGGACCCATCCACCCACGACAATAACAGGGTGAAACGGTATATTTCAAAATATACGATCAACCCGGCCATCTGCCACGGGGTTTCCCATGAGGTCGGATCGGTTGAAAAAGGAAAATTTGCCGACCTGGTGCTGTGGAAACCCGCTCTGTTCGGGGTCAAACCTTCCCTGATCATTAAGGGCGGCATGATCGCGCTGGCCCCCATGGGAGACCCCAACGCCTCCATTCCGTCACCCCAGCCCGTTCATTACCGGCCCATGTTCGGCGCCTTTGGCCGGGCCCGACATGAAACGTCCATCTCCTTTGTATCGGGGATGGCTTTGGAAAAGGGCATGCTGGACAACGCCGGCCTGCAATCGATTCTTGTTTCGGTTAAGAATTGCCGGGCCATAGGCAAAAAGAATATGATCCACAACACCTATCAGCCCCATATGGAAGTTGATCCCCAGACCTACGAGGTTCGGGCCGATGGAGAACTGTTAACCTGCGAACCCGCGTCGGTGCTCCCCATGGCGCAACGCTACTTTTTGTTTTAA